The following coding sequences are from one Prochlorococcus sp. MIT 1314 window:
- a CDS encoding four-carbon acid sugar kinase family protein, whose amino-acid sequence MKFVVIDDDPTGSQTVHDCLLLLKWDCATLVKGFESKSNLFFILANTRSLSESDAKLTIEEICKNLKTVIAYQACEEEIIIISRGDSTLRGHNFLEPSVLNSCLGPFDATFHIPAFIEGKRLTINGSHFVDKTPINQTIFARDKIFGYETSNVKNLLFQKSKSQINIEDIRNLLLSDIEILNDEENNIVFQTLKNLQNNKHVIVDVENYSQLKKFSLVIKKLTKQKKFLFRTAASFISSISEKKSVPQVETFFSNLRIRNREKSFLPGLIIVGSYVELSTIQLKNLLESSNCNPIELDVFEFFKITSSENNQKRRNLFKNKFLKEIRFSFQKGKTPVLFTSRKFMSLNYSEQFNFYNALALFMAELVADLKYEIGYLISKGGITTNVILSNGLNADYVYLEGQILTGISVVTYNLKNDEKLPIVTHPGNIGTKDSLVNIWKVFENKNNF is encoded by the coding sequence ATGAAATTTGTTGTTATTGATGATGATCCAACAGGCTCTCAAACTGTTCATGATTGCTTATTGCTTCTTAAGTGGGACTGCGCAACTTTAGTCAAAGGTTTTGAATCTAAATCTAATTTATTTTTTATTTTGGCTAATACAAGGTCACTATCGGAAAGTGATGCGAAATTAACAATAGAGGAAATTTGCAAAAATCTTAAGACCGTTATAGCTTATCAAGCTTGTGAAGAAGAAATTATTATTATAAGTAGAGGAGACTCTACTCTCCGCGGACATAACTTTTTAGAACCAAGTGTACTAAATAGTTGCTTAGGTCCTTTTGATGCTACCTTTCATATTCCAGCTTTTATTGAGGGGAAAAGATTAACAATTAATGGATCACACTTTGTTGATAAAACTCCTATTAATCAAACAATTTTCGCAAGAGATAAAATATTTGGATATGAGACAAGTAATGTCAAGAATCTTTTATTTCAGAAGAGTAAATCGCAAATAAATATTGAAGATATTCGAAATCTTTTATTGTCAGATATCGAAATTCTAAATGATGAAGAGAATAACATTGTTTTTCAAACACTAAAGAACTTGCAGAATAATAAACATGTAATTGTAGATGTAGAAAATTATTCTCAACTAAAAAAATTTTCTTTAGTAATTAAAAAATTAACTAAACAAAAAAAATTCCTTTTTCGAACTGCAGCAAGTTTTATAAGTTCAATTTCTGAGAAAAAAAGCGTCCCTCAGGTTGAGACATTCTTCTCGAATTTAAGGATAAGAAATAGAGAAAAGAGTTTTCTTCCAGGACTGATAATTGTTGGATCTTATGTGGAACTTTCAACAATTCAATTAAAAAATTTATTAGAGAGCAGTAATTGCAATCCAATTGAATTAGATGTTTTTGAATTCTTTAAAATCACTTCATCAGAGAATAATCAGAAGCGAAGGAATTTGTTTAAAAATAAATTTTTGAAAGAAATTAGATTTTCTTTTCAGAAAGGAAAAACTCCTGTATTGTTTACTTCAAGAAAATTTATGTCTTTAAATTATTCTGAACAATTTAATTTTTATAATGCACTTGCTCTTTTTATGGCTGAATTAGTCGCAGATTTGAAGTATGAAATAGGATATTTAATTTCAAAAGGAGGAATTACAACAAATGTCATTCTTAGTAATGGACTTAATGCAGATTATGTTTATCTTGAGGGACAGATTTTAACAGGCATTTCAGTGGTGACTTATAACCTAAAAAATGACGAAAAACTTCCAATTGTTACACATCCTGGAAACATTGGCACTAAAGATTCACTGGTGAATATTTGGAAAGTTTTTGAAAATAAAAATAATTTTTAA
- a CDS encoding 15,16-dihydrobiliverdin:ferredoxin oxidoreductase produces MFDSLVDFLKANIDELNGHEVEISSEFKEHHNEDSKYIIKNWLFSTPEYRKWRITRLDGGKKLQVFNTVAYPNFDSEVPILGVDILWFGTSQKLLAILDYQPLIQEGKYLEKYCSSLGSIKKKYSEFDNNTMKNIYDSKKYFSPWVIICRGNKLNLDRDLNNIFHLFVNNYLNMYKLNPVNQFLNAEEIKINQIKYDKYSFEKDPADKLFKSFFGEKWTKKFINKFLFTLNNEIIR; encoded by the coding sequence ATGTTTGATTCATTAGTTGATTTCCTTAAAGCCAATATTGATGAATTAAATGGTCATGAAGTGGAAATATCTAGCGAATTCAAAGAACATCACAATGAAGACTCAAAATATATTATTAAAAATTGGCTGTTTTCAACTCCTGAATATAGAAAGTGGCGAATAACTAGATTAGATGGTGGCAAAAAACTGCAAGTGTTTAATACCGTGGCATATCCAAATTTCGATAGTGAAGTGCCTATCTTAGGAGTTGATATTTTATGGTTTGGAACTTCTCAAAAGTTATTAGCAATACTTGATTATCAACCGTTAATTCAAGAAGGCAAGTATCTTGAAAAATATTGTTCAAGTTTAGGTAGTATTAAGAAAAAATATTCTGAATTTGATAATAATACAATGAAGAATATCTATGATTCAAAAAAGTATTTTTCCCCATGGGTAATTATATGTAGAGGAAATAAATTAAATCTTGATAGAGATTTAAATAATATATTTCATTTATTTGTAAATAATTATTTGAACATGTATAAATTGAATCCTGTTAATCAATTTTTAAATGCAGAAGAAATAAAGATTAATCAAATTAAATATGATAAGTACAGTTTCGAAAAAGACCCGGCAGATAAATTGTTTAAATCTTTTTTTGGAGAAAAATGGACAAAAAAATTTATTAATAAATTTCTCTTTACATTAAATAATGAGATTATTCGTTGA
- a CDS encoding galactose mutarotase: protein MQIQLSNKDQGIFVFQLDQKNYIKFCPKRGGVITNWVSNGKEILYFDEKRFMDKTKSIRGGIPILFPICGNLNTSSSLFGSDYLQLTQHGFARDLQWQYSLSENKKSLCLFLNESKQTKKYYPYDFELRIEVTLKMNCLEFEITIQNKTETAMPMNFGLHPYFNVSDFKNLEFIDNPRNCQNQAKNIISNTLDELSNINLGVDLLMYTSGRSSFRDKIFKRQVTLNHPYPFDLGVIWSDPPRRMICLEPWTSPRNSFVDGFRNIMIPSNDSQRFNASIQIKSLK, encoded by the coding sequence TTGCAAATTCAATTATCTAATAAAGACCAAGGAATTTTTGTTTTTCAATTAGATCAAAAAAACTATATTAAATTTTGTCCTAAAAGAGGAGGTGTTATTACAAATTGGGTTTCGAATGGTAAAGAGATACTTTATTTCGATGAAAAAAGATTTATGGATAAGACAAAAAGTATTAGGGGAGGCATTCCCATCTTGTTTCCAATTTGTGGAAATCTCAATACCTCTAGTTCACTATTTGGAAGTGATTATCTGCAATTAACACAACATGGTTTCGCTAGGGATTTGCAATGGCAATACTCCTTAAGTGAAAATAAAAAATCTTTATGTTTATTTTTAAATGAATCTAAACAAACCAAAAAATATTATCCTTACGATTTCGAACTAAGAATAGAAGTTACCTTAAAGATGAACTGTTTAGAATTTGAAATTACTATTCAAAATAAAACAGAAACTGCAATGCCTATGAATTTTGGATTGCATCCTTATTTTAATGTTTCAGATTTCAAAAATTTAGAGTTTATTGATAATCCACGTAATTGTCAGAATCAAGCAAAAAACATTATTAGTAATACTTTGGATGAGTTAAGTAATATTAATTTAGGCGTTGATCTACTTATGTATACCTCCGGTAGGAGCTCTTTTCGGGATAAAATTTTTAAAAGACAGGTAACTTTAAATCATCCATACCCTTTTGATTTAGGTGTTATTTGGAGTGATCCTCCAAGAAGAATGATATGTCTCGAACCTTGGACTAGTCCTCGAAATTCTTTTGTTGATGGATTCAGAAACATTATGATTCCTTCAAATGATAGTCAAAGGTTTAATGCCTCAATACAAATAAAATCTCTTAAGTAA
- a CDS encoding heme oxygenase (biliverdin-producing) yields the protein MAVALAGQLREGTKKSHTMAENTGFVACFLKGVVEKKSYRKLISDLYFVYEAMEEEIERLVHEDHPVIKPIGFKSLFRKETLENDLKFYFGDNWKNEINISQSAKEYVERIREVAKNSPELLVGHHYTRYIGDLSGGQILKRIAKKALNLKGNDGLNFYEFELIADEKKFKEEYSLTLNQLPINQNIADQIIDEANQAFTYNMKMFKELEGNLIAVLGKIVFNYITKKVRKGSTET from the coding sequence ATGGCAGTCGCTCTTGCAGGACAATTAAGAGAAGGGACAAAAAAATCCCACACTATGGCAGAAAATACTGGCTTTGTGGCTTGTTTTTTAAAAGGAGTTGTTGAAAAAAAATCTTATAGAAAATTAATTAGTGATTTATATTTTGTTTATGAAGCCATGGAAGAAGAAATTGAAAGATTGGTCCATGAGGATCATCCGGTAATAAAACCTATTGGTTTTAAATCATTATTCAGGAAAGAAACTCTTGAAAATGATCTTAAATTTTATTTTGGTGATAACTGGAAGAATGAAATTAATATTTCTCAATCAGCAAAAGAATACGTTGAAAGAATCCGTGAGGTCGCAAAAAATTCACCAGAGCTATTGGTTGGTCACCACTATACACGTTATATAGGAGATTTATCTGGGGGGCAAATTTTGAAAAGGATCGCCAAAAAAGCATTAAATTTGAAGGGAAATGATGGTTTAAATTTTTACGAGTTTGAATTAATTGCGGATGAAAAGAAATTCAAGGAAGAATATTCCCTTACTTTGAATCAACTTCCGATAAATCAAAATATTGCTGATCAAATTATTGATGAAGCTAATCAAGCTTTTACTTACAATATGAAAATGTTTAAGGAGCTTGAAGGTAACTTGATTGCTGTTTTAGGCAAGATTGTATTCAATTATATTACAAAAAAAGTTAGGAAAGGAAGCACCGAGACCTAG
- a CDS encoding glycogen/starch/alpha-glucan phosphorylase: MANTMNPNEPFDLRLPTPGCYLDPEKAGMDSDAVFQGMTAHLFYTLGKLATSASPHDFYMALSYAVKDRLMTRYLASQEVIRKKPQKTVAYLSAEFLIGPQLSNNLLNLGITQEAENALKRFGIESLSTILEVEEEPGLGNGGLGRLAACYMESLASLQVPAVGYGIRYEFGIFNQLIRDGWQVEVTDKWLKGGWPWELPQPDESCFVGFGGRTENYRDNKGNFRSRWIPSEHAIGVPHDVPVLGYRVNTCDRLRLWRADATESFDFYAFNIGDYYGAVEEKVASETLSKVLYPNDGTDEGRRLRLKQQHFFVSCSLQDMLRSLEKRSISITEFPQHWTVQLNDTHPAIAVAELMRLLIDQYHVGWDQAWSITTSSVAYTNHTLLPEALEKWDLGLFNDLLPRHLEIIYEINWRFLQQLRLRYPGDDKILQKLSIIDEEGSKSVRMAHLATIGAHHINGVAALHSDLIKRQLLPEFAKLWPEKFTNVTNGVTPRRWVALSNPSLSSLLEKEVGADWITNMELLKKLESKKDDDNFLQQFEETKLNGKRKLASFIHSKTGILVDPSSLFDVQVKRIHQYKRQHLNALQIIAQYLRIKNGTNNYEVPRTIIFGGKAAPGYFMAKLMIRFINGIADVVNSDPDMDGLLRVVFLPDYNVKLGEIVYPATDLSEQISTAGKEASGTGNMKFAMNGALTIGTLDGANVELRDLVKKENFFLFGKTESEIMDLKNNNYLPKTFIDQSPELKEVIRLIEIGNFSNGDKELFKPLLNSLTCHDPFFVMADFADYLNKQDEVSRCWNNKKSWNKMALLNTARSGYFSSDRSIREYCKSIWKVSPMPVEITCDVEELSN; this comes from the coding sequence ATGGCCAATACAATGAATCCTAACGAACCCTTTGATCTGCGCTTGCCTACACCAGGCTGCTACTTAGATCCTGAGAAAGCTGGAATGGATTCTGATGCTGTTTTTCAAGGAATGACAGCACATCTTTTCTATACACTTGGAAAATTAGCTACTTCTGCAAGTCCTCACGACTTTTATATGGCTTTAAGTTACGCAGTTAAAGATAGGCTAATGACAAGATATTTAGCGAGTCAGGAAGTTATAAGAAAAAAACCACAAAAAACTGTAGCTTACTTATCAGCAGAATTCTTAATAGGCCCTCAATTAAGTAATAACCTTCTCAACCTAGGCATAACTCAAGAAGCAGAAAATGCTTTAAAAAGATTTGGAATTGAATCATTGTCAACCATTCTTGAAGTAGAAGAAGAGCCTGGACTAGGTAATGGTGGACTTGGCAGACTTGCTGCATGTTATATGGAATCATTAGCATCCCTTCAAGTTCCCGCAGTTGGTTATGGTATTCGCTATGAATTTGGCATATTTAATCAGTTAATTAGAGATGGTTGGCAAGTTGAAGTGACTGATAAATGGCTCAAAGGTGGATGGCCATGGGAACTTCCACAACCTGATGAATCATGTTTTGTTGGTTTTGGAGGAAGAACCGAAAATTATAGAGATAATAAAGGAAATTTTAGATCAAGATGGATACCTTCAGAACATGCCATTGGAGTACCACATGATGTTCCCGTCTTAGGATACAGAGTAAATACATGTGACAGACTAAGATTATGGAGAGCGGATGCAACAGAAAGTTTTGACTTTTATGCCTTCAATATTGGTGATTATTATGGCGCAGTAGAAGAAAAAGTTGCATCTGAAACTCTTTCAAAAGTTCTATATCCAAACGATGGCACTGATGAAGGTAGAAGATTAAGACTCAAACAACAACACTTTTTTGTAAGTTGTTCTCTTCAAGATATGTTAAGAAGCCTTGAAAAAAGATCTATATCAATAACAGAATTTCCTCAACATTGGACAGTCCAATTAAATGATACTCATCCTGCTATTGCAGTAGCAGAATTAATGCGACTTCTTATTGATCAATATCATGTAGGTTGGGATCAGGCTTGGAGCATAACAACCTCCTCAGTTGCTTATACCAACCACACTTTGCTTCCAGAGGCTTTAGAAAAATGGGATCTAGGATTATTTAATGATCTCCTTCCAAGGCATCTTGAAATTATTTATGAAATTAATTGGCGATTTCTACAGCAACTAAGACTACGTTATCCCGGTGATGACAAAATCCTTCAAAAGCTCTCAATAATTGATGAAGAGGGCTCTAAATCTGTAAGAATGGCGCACTTGGCTACAATTGGCGCTCATCATATAAACGGTGTAGCCGCTCTTCACTCAGATCTAATAAAAAGACAGCTTCTACCTGAATTTGCAAAACTATGGCCTGAAAAATTTACAAATGTCACTAATGGAGTTACTCCAAGAAGATGGGTTGCTCTCTCAAATCCTTCTTTGTCTAGCCTTCTAGAGAAAGAAGTAGGTGCTGATTGGATAACCAACATGGAACTTCTCAAAAAGTTAGAGTCAAAAAAAGATGACGACAATTTTTTACAACAATTTGAAGAAACTAAGTTAAATGGGAAGCGAAAATTAGCAAGTTTTATCCATTCAAAAACAGGGATACTTGTTGATCCGTCCAGTTTATTTGATGTTCAAGTAAAAAGAATTCATCAATATAAAAGGCAACATTTAAACGCATTACAAATCATTGCCCAATATCTAAGAATCAAAAATGGAACGAACAATTATGAAGTCCCAAGAACCATAATATTTGGAGGTAAAGCCGCGCCGGGTTACTTTATGGCAAAACTAATGATTAGATTCATTAATGGTATTGCTGATGTAGTTAATTCAGATCCAGATATGGATGGTCTATTAAGAGTTGTTTTTTTACCTGACTATAATGTCAAGCTTGGTGAAATAGTTTATCCTGCAACAGATCTTTCAGAACAAATTTCAACTGCTGGAAAAGAAGCATCTGGGACTGGGAATATGAAATTTGCCATGAATGGAGCATTGACTATTGGAACTCTAGATGGAGCTAATGTGGAATTAAGAGATCTTGTTAAAAAAGAGAATTTCTTTCTTTTTGGAAAAACTGAAAGTGAAATTATGGATTTAAAAAATAATAATTACTTGCCTAAAACTTTTATTGATCAATCTCCAGAACTAAAAGAAGTAATACGTTTAATTGAGATTGGAAACTTTAGTAATGGGGATAAAGAATTATTTAAACCTCTTTTAAATAGCTTGACTTGTCATGATCCATTCTTTGTTATGGCTGACTTCGCAGATTATTTAAATAAACAGGATGAAGTCAGTAGATGTTGGAATAATAAAAAATCCTGGAATAAAATGGCATTGTTAAATACCGCAAGATCAGGATATTTTTCATCAGATAGATCTATTAGAGAGTACTGCAAATCCATTTGGAAAGTCTCTCCAATGCCAGTAGAGATTACTTGTGATGTGGAAGAACTATCTAATTAA
- a CDS encoding ribonuclease III family protein, giving the protein MTNIIDAKRINQIITFSKSLKIKSKRFSDIISTQNISAIQNLNQALTHSSYDTIKNYEKLEFFGDAVLRLAASNFIEKKYPQMSVGERSELRAQIVSDDWLTKLGKKIDIEKVIIKGPKALGDENSKNTIIGEATEALIGAIYKCFNSIQEVNLWLDDIWEKDSEILLIAPYKYNAKSVLQEWCQREGFDLPLYKTIEISKKNGDPKRFFCDIFIKSLKESSAFGKSRKQAEKNAARVLIEKFITIGKI; this is encoded by the coding sequence ATGACAAATATAATTGATGCTAAAAGAATCAATCAAATAATTACTTTTTCAAAATCTTTAAAAATTAAATCAAAAAGATTTTCTGACATTATTAGCACACAAAATATTTCAGCAATTCAGAATTTAAATCAAGCATTAACCCATTCTTCATATGACACAATAAAAAATTACGAAAAATTAGAATTCTTTGGAGATGCAGTACTAAGATTAGCTGCATCGAATTTTATTGAAAAAAAATATCCTCAAATGAGTGTAGGAGAAAGATCAGAGCTAAGAGCTCAAATTGTAAGTGATGACTGGTTAACTAAATTAGGGAAAAAAATTGACATAGAAAAAGTAATAATTAAAGGGCCCAAAGCTCTTGGTGATGAAAACTCAAAAAACACAATTATAGGAGAAGCGACCGAAGCCTTGATCGGTGCTATTTATAAGTGCTTTAATTCGATTCAGGAAGTAAATCTATGGCTAGATGATATTTGGGAGAAAGATTCAGAAATATTGTTAATAGCGCCATACAAATACAACGCCAAGTCAGTATTGCAAGAGTGGTGTCAAAGGGAAGGTTTTGATTTACCACTATATAAAACAATTGAAATCTCAAAAAAAAATGGAGATCCAAAAAGATTTTTTTGCGACATATTTATCAAAAGCTTAAAAGAATCGTCTGCATTTGGTAAATCTCGTAAACAGGCCGAAAAAAATGCAGCTAGAGTTTTGATAGAAAAATTTATAACTATAGGTAAGATCTGA
- a CDS encoding NADP-dependent isocitrate dehydrogenase, whose product MPKFEKLTLPNEGEIITFNQGKPNVPNNPIVPFIRGDGTGVDIWPATQIVLDSAIKKSYGDERKIHWFKVYAGDEACEIYGTYNYLPQDTIEAIRHFGVAIKGPLTTPIGGGIRSLNVALRQIFDLYSCVRPCRYYSGTPSPHKNPQNLDVIVYRENTEDIYMGIEWEAEDSNCLELINHLNNIVIPKSKNLKNRSIPNGSGIGIKPVSKFGSQRHIRKAIEHAKRLSGDKRHVTLVHKGNIMKYTEGAFRDWGYELAVNEFREDCITERESWILDNIQKNPEITIENNARKVEPGFDKLTNNKKAFICEEIKEVIASISNSHGDGKWRELILVDDRIADSIFQQIQTRPQEYSILATLNLNGDYVSDAAAAIVGGLGMAPGANIGDNAAIFEATHGTAPKHAGLNKINPGSVILSGVMMLEYFGWDEAANLITNGLSKAIEQKKVTYDLARLMEPKVEPLSCSSFAEEIISNF is encoded by the coding sequence ATGCCAAAATTTGAAAAATTAACTTTACCTAATGAAGGCGAGATAATAACTTTTAATCAAGGCAAACCTAATGTTCCTAATAATCCCATTGTCCCTTTTATCAGAGGTGATGGTACTGGAGTTGATATTTGGCCAGCTACTCAAATTGTTCTTGATTCAGCGATTAAAAAAAGTTATGGGGATGAAAGAAAAATTCATTGGTTTAAAGTCTATGCAGGCGATGAAGCTTGTGAAATTTATGGAACATATAACTATCTCCCTCAAGATACTATTGAAGCAATCAGACACTTCGGTGTAGCCATCAAAGGTCCTTTAACGACACCCATCGGAGGAGGCATTAGATCTCTGAATGTTGCATTAAGACAAATCTTTGATTTATATAGCTGTGTTAGACCATGCAGATATTATTCAGGAACTCCAAGCCCTCACAAAAATCCCCAAAATTTAGACGTTATTGTTTATAGAGAAAATACTGAAGATATCTACATGGGAATTGAATGGGAAGCCGAAGATAGTAATTGTCTTGAATTAATTAATCACTTAAATAACATTGTCATACCAAAAAGTAAAAATTTAAAAAATAGATCCATACCAAACGGATCAGGAATTGGAATAAAACCAGTTAGTAAATTTGGTAGCCAAAGGCATATTAGAAAGGCTATTGAACATGCCAAAAGATTATCAGGAGATAAAAGGCATGTGACTCTTGTACATAAAGGGAATATTATGAAATATACCGAAGGTGCCTTTAGAGATTGGGGATATGAATTAGCAGTCAATGAATTTAGAGAAGATTGCATTACAGAAAGAGAAAGCTGGATTTTAGACAATATTCAGAAAAATCCAGAAATTACAATTGAAAATAATGCTCGAAAAGTCGAACCAGGTTTTGACAAGCTTACAAATAACAAAAAAGCATTTATTTGCGAAGAAATTAAAGAAGTTATTGCGTCAATCTCAAATTCTCATGGAGATGGGAAATGGAGAGAACTTATTCTTGTTGATGATCGGATAGCTGACAGTATATTTCAACAAATTCAAACTAGACCTCAAGAATATTCAATTCTTGCGACACTAAACCTCAATGGGGACTATGTTTCTGATGCAGCTGCAGCAATTGTTGGTGGCCTAGGTATGGCTCCTGGTGCAAATATTGGAGATAATGCAGCAATTTTCGAAGCCACGCACGGTACTGCGCCAAAACATGCAGGCTTAAATAAGATCAATCCAGGATCAGTAATTCTTAGTGGTGTAATGATGCTTGAATATTTTGGTTGGGATGAAGCAGCCAACTTAATTACTAATGGTTTGAGTAAGGCAATAGAGCAAAAAAAAGTTACCTATGATCTAGCACGTTTAATGGAACCGAAAGTAGAACCCTTATCCTGCAGCAGTTTTGCTGAAGAAATTATCTCAAACTTCTAA
- a CDS encoding alpha/beta fold hydrolase produces the protein MKKSVPIDSDVNYDWNFLNYPIHTVSAKPEKTAKECAILLIHGFGASTDHWRFNIPSLSNKYEVHAMDLLGFGKSPKPQDVEYSGSLWKDQVVAYVKEKIKKPTIVVGNSLGGYAALAAGSELNELNAGVILINAAGYFSEEKTIKKNMLQTSIETVAGIFLKNVVFQRLIFENMRNPKNIKKTLKQVYVDKKNVDDFLVESIRKPSLDYGAFNVFRSVFNPSGPQGLPLDKLFAKLDSPLLLLWGGKDPWMNTPKKRNLYKKFTPKNTKEIILDAGHCPHDEIPELVNQHILDWVDSI, from the coding sequence ATGAAAAAATCAGTACCAATAGATAGTGATGTTAATTATGACTGGAATTTTTTAAATTACCCAATACATACTGTTTCAGCTAAGCCTGAGAAAACCGCCAAAGAATGTGCAATTTTATTAATTCATGGTTTTGGAGCTTCTACGGATCATTGGAGATTTAATATCCCTTCTTTGAGCAATAAATATGAAGTTCATGCAATGGATTTACTTGGTTTTGGAAAAAGTCCTAAGCCTCAAGATGTTGAATACTCAGGATCTTTATGGAAAGATCAGGTTGTAGCTTACGTAAAAGAGAAAATAAAAAAACCTACAATTGTTGTTGGAAATTCATTAGGTGGTTATGCAGCATTAGCAGCTGGTTCAGAATTAAATGAACTTAATGCAGGAGTGATATTAATTAATGCTGCTGGATATTTTAGTGAAGAAAAAACTATTAAGAAAAACATGTTGCAAACTTCAATAGAAACAGTTGCGGGCATTTTTTTAAAAAATGTTGTTTTTCAACGTTTGATTTTTGAGAATATGAGAAATCCAAAAAATATTAAAAAAACTTTGAAACAGGTATATGTTGATAAAAAAAATGTTGATGATTTTTTAGTTGAATCAATAAGAAAGCCTTCGCTAGATTATGGAGCTTTTAATGTTTTCAGAAGTGTATTTAACCCCTCAGGTCCCCAAGGATTGCCGTTGGATAAGTTATTCGCAAAACTCGATTCACCATTATTACTGCTCTGGGGAGGCAAAGATCCTTGGATGAATACTCCAAAAAAAAGAAATCTATATAAAAAATTTACACCTAAGAATACAAAAGAAATCATTCTTGATGCGGGACATTGTCCTCATGATGAAATACCTGAATTAGTTAATCAGCATATTTTGGATTGGGTTGATTCTATTTAA
- a CDS encoding cation:proton antiporter: protein MYSLFAELSAHDLEVAETLIGVIRFLLIFLAARALAEVLVRLSLPTIVGELLAGVVIGASGFHLLIPPSAGTELNEGLVNVISSLASIPPEAVPDVYFESFPSLQAVATLGLYALLFLTGLESELEELVAVGAQAFTVAMAGVILPFAFGTLGLMLIFQVDLIPAVFAGASMTATSIGITASVFGELGYLKTREGQIVIGAAVLDDILGIVILAVVVALAAGGSLEIAPIVKLVAAAVVFVIAAIALSRTAAPGFDWLLDRLKAPGAVVVASFVILVLCCFVATAIGLEAALGAFAAGLILSSSKNNHAIQQSVLPLVSLFATIFFVLVGAGMDLSVINPLDPTSRSALIVAGFLLVVAIIGKIAAGWVFSSDKPTNRLVVGLGMMPRGEVGLIFLGLGTSAGLLTPSLEAAILLMVIGTTFLAPVLLRIVLKDKTPGGGNKISDDVAADPMGLL, encoded by the coding sequence ATGTATTCTTTGTTTGCGGAATTAAGTGCACATGATTTAGAAGTCGCTGAAACGTTGATAGGAGTTATAAGATTTCTTTTGATATTTTTAGCTGCAAGAGCATTAGCAGAAGTATTAGTAAGGCTAAGTTTACCAACGATTGTAGGTGAGCTTCTTGCAGGGGTTGTAATAGGAGCATCAGGATTCCATCTATTAATTCCACCCTCAGCCGGAACTGAACTAAATGAAGGACTTGTCAATGTTATTAGTTCATTAGCTTCAATTCCTCCAGAAGCAGTACCAGATGTTTATTTCGAAAGTTTTCCATCTCTTCAAGCAGTAGCAACACTTGGATTATACGCCCTTTTATTTTTAACAGGATTAGAAAGTGAGTTAGAGGAACTCGTAGCTGTCGGCGCTCAGGCTTTTACGGTTGCAATGGCTGGGGTCATTTTACCTTTTGCTTTTGGAACTCTTGGATTAATGCTTATTTTTCAAGTAGATCTAATTCCAGCAGTTTTTGCTGGAGCATCTATGACGGCAACAAGTATAGGAATAACTGCTAGTGTTTTCGGTGAATTAGGATATTTGAAAACTAGAGAAGGTCAGATTGTTATTGGTGCAGCGGTTCTAGACGATATTTTGGGTATTGTTATTCTCGCAGTTGTTGTAGCTCTTGCTGCAGGAGGTTCTTTAGAAATTGCTCCTATCGTTAAATTAGTTGCCGCAGCTGTAGTATTTGTTATTGCTGCTATTGCATTAAGTCGAACAGCTGCACCAGGTTTTGATTGGCTATTAGATAGATTAAAAGCTCCTGGCGCGGTAGTGGTTGCGTCCTTTGTGATACTTGTGTTGTGTTGCTTTGTTGCAACAGCCATTGGATTAGAAGCTGCTTTAGGGGCTTTTGCGGCTGGATTGATTCTTAGTAGTTCTAAGAATAATCATGCAATTCAACAATCCGTATTACCTTTAGTATCATTATTCGCAACGATTTTCTTTGTGTTAGTAGGAGCTGGAATGGATTTATCAGTTATTAATCCACTTGATCCAACGAGTAGATCAGCTTTAATAGTTGCAGGATTTTTATTAGTTGTTGCAATAATTGGAAAAATTGCAGCCGGATGGGTATTTTCAAGTGATAAACCTACAAATAGATTAGTAGTAGGTTTGGGTATGATGCCTAGAGGAGAAGTTGGTCTAATATTCCTTGGGCTTGGTACAAGTGCTGGTCTTCTCACACCGTCTCTTGAAGCAGCAATTTTATTAATGGTGATTGGTACGACATTTCTTGCTCCTGTTCTCTTAAGAATTGTTCTAAAAGATAAGACACCTGGTGGGGGGAATAAAATTTCAGATGATGTTGCAGCTGATCCTATGGGTCTTCTTTAG